Proteins from a single region of Halorubrum sp. 2020YC2:
- a CDS encoding DsbA family oxidoreductase — MATDSDTAAGADEPEAITVYSDYVCPFCFLGRRSLANYQETREEPLDIDWHPFDLRAGQRGPDGEIDHDADTGKDEEYYEQARENVRRLQEEYGADEMSLELATEVDSLPAQIVSVRVRETAPDAWLAFDEAVFDALWLEGRDIGDRDVLADIATEIDGLDPAVVDEALGDDDLRERVTDMFDAARRQGVTGVPTFAYEGHAARGAVPPEQLERLVEGV, encoded by the coding sequence ATGGCAACCGACTCCGACACCGCGGCCGGCGCCGACGAGCCCGAGGCGATCACCGTCTACTCCGATTACGTCTGTCCGTTCTGCTTCCTCGGACGGCGGTCGCTCGCGAACTATCAGGAGACGCGCGAGGAGCCGCTCGACATCGACTGGCACCCGTTCGACCTCCGCGCGGGCCAGCGCGGGCCGGACGGCGAAATCGACCACGACGCCGACACCGGGAAAGACGAGGAGTACTACGAGCAGGCTCGCGAGAACGTGCGCCGGCTCCAGGAGGAGTACGGCGCCGACGAGATGAGCCTCGAACTCGCGACCGAGGTCGACTCGCTGCCCGCGCAGATCGTTTCGGTCCGGGTGCGCGAGACCGCGCCCGACGCGTGGCTCGCGTTCGACGAGGCCGTCTTCGACGCGCTCTGGCTGGAGGGACGCGACATCGGTGACCGCGACGTGCTGGCCGATATCGCGACGGAGATCGACGGGCTCGACCCGGCGGTCGTCGACGAGGCGCTGGGTGACGACGACCTCCGCGAGCGCGTGACCGACATGTTCGACGCCGCGCGGCGACAGGGCGTCACCGGCGTCCCGACGTTCGCGTACGAGGGCCACGCCGCTCGGGGCGCGGTCCCGCCGGAGCAGCTCGAACGGCTCGTCGAGGGCGTCTAG
- a CDS encoding DUF309 domain-containing protein, whose product MTDRDSGPSRDARDAPSASAAIAAGAALFDEERFLAARDVWEGKRRPPDDDESDDAERLLRGLAATAAATHRAGDGDRSGAAERADDAVVALASVSDPRGVALGPVREWAERLAAAPEDAGSAAAPRVRVDDGTSGFDGLSLAAAGLAATALAGADEPGDPTVFATATDLAREERGTGRTEFAELLFAYLRTPDARPQVAARLGDHVEREERKRRDVDGLF is encoded by the coding sequence GTGACCGACCGCGACTCCGGTCCGAGCCGAGACGCGCGCGACGCGCCGTCCGCGTCGGCCGCAATCGCCGCCGGCGCCGCGCTGTTCGACGAGGAGCGCTTCCTCGCGGCCCGCGACGTCTGGGAAGGGAAACGGCGACCGCCGGACGACGACGAGAGCGACGACGCCGAGCGGCTGCTTCGGGGACTGGCCGCGACCGCGGCGGCGACGCACCGGGCGGGCGACGGCGACCGGTCCGGGGCGGCGGAGCGCGCGGACGACGCCGTCGTGGCGCTGGCGAGCGTCTCCGATCCGCGCGGGGTCGCGCTGGGTCCCGTCCGGGAGTGGGCGGAGCGGCTCGCTGCGGCTCCAGAGGACGCGGGTTCGGCGGCCGCGCCGCGGGTTCGCGTCGACGACGGGACGTCGGGCTTCGACGGGCTGTCGCTCGCGGCGGCCGGACTCGCGGCGACGGCGCTCGCGGGAGCGGACGAACCGGGCGACCCGACGGTGTTCGCGACCGCGACCGACCTCGCCCGCGAGGAGCGCGGAACGGGTCGGACGGAGTTCGCGGAACTCCTGTTCGCGTACCTCCGGACGCCGGACGCGCGGCCGCAGGTGGCCGCGCGGCTGGGCGATCACGTGGAGCGAGAGGAGCGGAAGCGGCGCGACGTCGACGGCCTGTTTTAG
- the sepF gene encoding cell division protein SepF — MGIMSKILGGGGSRSVDDYVELDTDDFADAHAETGTQVHFAEIADQGDVIPIKDAVYDGDFVIADITRHSTSDRTIEHVYDELRQVVQEVDGDIVQKGDDQIIVTPAGVKVSRQKL, encoded by the coding sequence ATGGGCATCATGAGCAAGATCCTCGGCGGGGGTGGGAGCCGCTCCGTCGACGACTACGTCGAACTCGACACGGACGACTTCGCGGACGCGCACGCGGAGACGGGCACGCAGGTACACTTCGCGGAGATAGCCGATCAGGGCGACGTCATCCCGATCAAAGACGCGGTGTACGACGGCGACTTCGTCATCGCGGACATCACCCGCCACTCCACCTCGGACCGGACGATAGAACACGTCTACGACGAACTCCGCCAGGTGGTCCAGGAGGTCGACGGCGACATCGTCCAGAAGGGCGACGACCAGATAATAGTCACCCCGGCGGGCGTCAAGGTGTCGCGACAGAAGCTGTAA
- the azf gene encoding NAD-dependent glucose-6-phosphate dehydrogenase Azf, with the protein MDEPVLLTGAGGRVGQAILRGIGDDYEWRLLDREPLPAAKVPDGVTDADRYVADITDERAVREAVEDVGAVIHLAGDPRKTAPWDSVLRNNIDGTQVVMRAAAEAGVERFAFASSNHAVGGYETEERTPDLYRTDDEYRLDGSELPRPGNLYGVSKAAGESLGRFYHDEFDMRVVCVRIGNLTKDHPPREYERGQAMWLSHRDCAHLFDRCLRADYGYEVVYGISNNDRRYYSIERAREALGYDPADNSADYTFEGEPKPDRDTDADEDPYAADSSASDAARPEDESPAEPNFPADPDAPSDDA; encoded by the coding sequence ATGGACGAGCCGGTCCTGCTGACTGGCGCCGGCGGACGGGTGGGACAGGCCATCCTCCGCGGCATCGGGGACGACTACGAGTGGCGGCTCCTCGACCGCGAGCCGCTCCCCGCCGCGAAGGTGCCCGACGGGGTCACCGACGCCGACCGGTACGTCGCGGACATCACCGACGAGCGCGCCGTCCGCGAGGCGGTCGAAGACGTCGGAGCGGTGATCCACCTCGCCGGCGACCCGCGGAAGACGGCGCCGTGGGACTCCGTCCTCCGGAACAACATCGACGGGACGCAGGTCGTGATGCGCGCGGCCGCCGAGGCCGGCGTCGAGCGGTTCGCGTTCGCCTCCTCGAACCACGCCGTCGGCGGCTACGAGACCGAGGAACGCACGCCGGACCTCTACCGGACCGACGACGAGTACCGGCTCGACGGCAGCGAACTCCCCCGCCCCGGCAACCTCTACGGCGTCTCGAAGGCGGCCGGCGAGTCGCTCGGACGCTTCTATCACGACGAGTTCGACATGCGCGTCGTCTGCGTCCGGATCGGGAACCTCACCAAGGACCACCCGCCCCGCGAGTACGAGCGCGGGCAGGCCATGTGGCTCTCCCACCGCGACTGCGCGCACCTGTTCGACCGCTGTCTCCGCGCCGACTACGGCTACGAGGTCGTGTACGGCATCTCGAACAACGACCGCCGCTACTACTCGATCGAGCGCGCCCGCGAGGCGCTCGGCTACGACCCGGCCGACAACTCCGCCGACTACACCTTCGAGGGCGAACCCAAGCCGGACCGCGACACCGACGCGGACGAGGACCCCTACGCCGCCGACTCGTCCGCGTCGGACGCCGCTCGGCCCGAAGACGAGTCTCCCGCCGAACCCAACTTCCCCGCCGACCCCGACGCGCCGAGCGACGACGCCTGA
- the thiD gene encoding bifunctional hydroxymethylpyrimidine kinase/phosphomethylpyrimidine kinase — MPEYDPVDPPVALTIAGSDSGGGAGIQADLTAMTAHGVFGTAVVTATTAQNTRGVEDVTPVPVDHVASQYAAVAGNFDVGAVKTGMLATAEIVDAVTEAVADADAPLVVDPVMVAATGDRLLSPAAEEAYEDLIAAATLVTPNADEAAVLTGEPVETPADAEAAGRALVALGADAALVKGGHLDGESVEGDVVVDTLVRSDGAGGGETGLTVDRFETPRIDTDATHGSGCALSSAIAARLARGESVREAVGVAVEEMTEAVRRGYDVGVGPGAVNPTALGGE; from the coding sequence ATGCCCGAGTACGACCCGGTCGACCCGCCCGTCGCGCTGACGATCGCCGGCAGCGACAGCGGCGGCGGGGCCGGAATTCAGGCCGACCTGACCGCGATGACCGCACACGGCGTCTTCGGGACGGCGGTCGTGACGGCGACGACCGCCCAGAACACGCGGGGCGTCGAGGACGTGACCCCCGTCCCGGTGGACCACGTCGCGAGCCAGTACGCGGCGGTCGCCGGCAACTTCGACGTCGGCGCGGTCAAGACGGGGATGCTGGCGACCGCCGAGATCGTCGACGCGGTGACCGAGGCGGTCGCGGACGCGGACGCCCCGCTCGTCGTCGACCCGGTGATGGTCGCGGCCACCGGCGACCGGCTGCTCTCGCCCGCCGCCGAGGAGGCCTACGAGGACCTGATCGCGGCCGCGACGCTCGTCACGCCGAACGCCGACGAGGCCGCGGTGTTGACCGGCGAGCCGGTCGAGACCCCGGCCGACGCCGAGGCGGCCGGACGGGCGCTCGTCGCGCTCGGCGCGGACGCGGCGCTGGTGAAGGGCGGCCACCTCGACGGCGAGTCCGTCGAGGGAGACGTCGTCGTCGACACGCTCGTTCGGTCCGACGGGGCGGGCGGGGGTGAGACAGGGCTGACTGTCGACCGCTTCGAGACCCCGCGCATCGACACCGACGCGACCCACGGCTCCGGCTGCGCGTTGTCGAGCGCGATCGCGGCGCGGCTGGCGAGAGGAGAGTCGGTTCGTGAAGCGGTCGGCGTCGCGGTCGAGGAGATGACCGAGGCAGTCCGGCGCGGTTACGACGTGGGCGTGGGCCCGGGCGCGGTCAACCCGACGGCGCTGGGCGGGGAGTAA
- the mutS gene encoding DNA mismatch repair protein MutS gives MATGIVGEFLDLKAETDADVLAMQCGDFYEFFADDAELVADELDLSISQKSSHGSSYPMAGVPLSELTPYVNALVERGYRVAVADQYETEGGDHAREIVRVVTPGTVLETSDDDARYLAAVVREEGGSGGAGATGGTGDADGPYGLAFADVTTGRFLATTVDDGGDLRAELYRFDPAEVLPGPRVRNDDRLLGAVREDLSGRVTAFDAEAFATGRAKHAVREQFGRETTDSVGLDSAPAVRAAGAVLSYVEETGAGVLASMTRLTAYGADGRVDVDATTQRNLEITETMRGDADGSLFDTVDHTVTAAGGRLLREWLTRPRRDRETLAARLDAVEALASAALARDRIREVLGDAYDLERLAARTTSGSAGARELLSVRDTLALLPDLADAVDGTALADSPAAAVLDRVDRERAAGLREELADALAEDPPKAKTGGGLLNEGYDEELDELIERHEAAKSWLDGLAEREKRKHGLSHVTVDRNKTDGYYIQVGKSVADQVPEHYREIKTLKNSKRFVTDELAEKEREVLRLEEARGDLEYELFEALRERVAERAELLQDAGRAVAELDALASLATHAARRDWTRPELTGERRLDVEAGRHPVVEGTTDFVPNDLRLDAERGFLIVTGPNMSGKSTYMRQAALIQLLAQAGSFVPARAAEVGLVDGIYTRVGALDELAQGRSTFMVEMQELSNILHSATEDSLVILDEVGRGTATYDGISIAWAATEYLHNEVRARTLFATHYHELTTLADHLPRVENVHVAVDERDGEVTFLRTVRDGPTNRSYGVHVADLAGVPDPVVSRADEVLDRLREEKAIEARGSRSGGTGGEGPGGEGSGGTQQVVFDLSSGSFSEGDGADEGTAANAPASEAGRNGAAARSTSAASAEPAEDAAAGRLDPETRAVIEELSDVDVAETPPVELLSRVQEWQERLD, from the coding sequence ATGGCAACGGGGATCGTCGGGGAGTTCCTCGATCTTAAGGCGGAGACGGACGCGGACGTCCTTGCGATGCAGTGCGGCGACTTCTACGAGTTCTTCGCGGACGACGCCGAGCTAGTGGCCGACGAGCTCGACCTCTCTATCTCACAGAAGTCCTCCCACGGCTCGTCGTACCCGATGGCGGGCGTGCCGCTCTCGGAGCTGACGCCGTACGTGAACGCCTTGGTCGAGCGCGGCTACCGGGTCGCGGTCGCGGACCAGTACGAGACCGAGGGGGGCGACCACGCCCGCGAGATCGTCCGCGTCGTCACGCCCGGCACCGTCCTCGAAACGAGCGACGACGACGCGCGCTACCTCGCGGCGGTGGTCCGCGAGGAGGGCGGGTCCGGCGGGGCCGGGGCGACCGGCGGAACCGGAGACGCCGACGGCCCCTACGGGCTCGCCTTCGCCGACGTGACCACGGGGCGGTTCCTCGCGACGACGGTCGACGACGGGGGCGACCTGCGCGCCGAACTGTACCGCTTCGACCCTGCGGAGGTGCTCCCCGGCCCGCGGGTGCGCAACGACGACCGCCTGCTCGGTGCGGTCCGCGAGGACCTCTCCGGGCGCGTCACCGCCTTCGACGCGGAGGCGTTCGCGACGGGGCGCGCGAAACACGCCGTCCGCGAGCAGTTCGGCCGCGAGACGACCGACAGCGTCGGGCTGGACTCGGCGCCGGCGGTCCGGGCCGCGGGCGCGGTCCTCTCGTACGTCGAGGAGACCGGCGCGGGCGTGCTGGCCTCGATGACCCGCCTGACGGCGTACGGCGCCGACGGCCGGGTCGACGTGGACGCGACGACGCAGCGCAACCTCGAGATAACCGAGACGATGCGGGGCGACGCCGACGGCTCGCTTTTCGACACCGTCGACCACACCGTCACCGCCGCCGGCGGCCGGCTGCTCCGCGAGTGGCTCACCCGCCCGCGGCGCGACCGCGAGACGCTCGCGGCCCGCCTCGACGCGGTCGAGGCGCTGGCGTCGGCGGCGCTCGCGCGCGACCGGATCCGCGAGGTCCTCGGTGACGCCTACGACCTCGAACGCCTCGCGGCGCGGACGACGAGCGGGAGCGCGGGCGCGCGCGAACTGCTCTCGGTCCGCGACACGCTCGCGCTGCTCCCGGACCTCGCGGACGCGGTCGACGGCACGGCCCTCGCGGACTCGCCCGCGGCGGCCGTCCTCGACCGGGTCGACCGCGAGCGGGCGGCCGGACTCCGGGAGGAACTTGCGGACGCGCTCGCGGAGGACCCGCCGAAGGCGAAGACGGGCGGCGGGCTGTTGAACGAGGGGTACGACGAGGAACTCGACGAGCTGATCGAGCGCCACGAGGCGGCCAAGTCGTGGCTCGACGGGCTGGCGGAGCGCGAGAAGCGGAAGCACGGGCTCAGCCACGTCACCGTCGACCGCAACAAGACGGACGGCTACTACATCCAGGTCGGGAAGTCGGTGGCGGATCAGGTGCCCGAGCACTACCGCGAGATCAAGACGCTGAAGAACTCGAAGCGGTTCGTCACCGACGAGTTGGCGGAGAAGGAGCGGGAGGTCCTCCGACTCGAGGAGGCCCGCGGTGACTTGGAGTACGAGCTGTTCGAGGCGCTCCGCGAGCGCGTGGCCGAGCGCGCGGAACTGCTCCAGGACGCCGGGCGGGCGGTCGCGGAGCTCGACGCGCTCGCCTCGCTCGCGACCCACGCGGCCCGGCGAGACTGGACGCGCCCGGAGCTGACCGGGGAGCGCCGGCTCGACGTCGAGGCCGGGCGCCACCCCGTCGTCGAGGGGACGACCGACTTCGTCCCGAACGACCTGCGGCTCGACGCGGAGCGCGGCTTCCTCATCGTCACCGGCCCGAACATGAGCGGGAAGTCGACGTACATGCGGCAGGCCGCGCTGATCCAGCTGCTCGCGCAGGCCGGCTCGTTCGTCCCCGCCCGCGCGGCCGAGGTGGGGCTCGTCGACGGCATCTACACCCGGGTCGGCGCGCTCGACGAGCTCGCGCAGGGCCGGTCGACGTTCATGGTCGAGATGCAGGAGCTGTCGAACATCCTCCACTCCGCGACCGAGGACTCCCTGGTCATCCTCGACGAGGTCGGTCGCGGCACCGCCACCTACGACGGCATCTCCATCGCGTGGGCGGCGACCGAGTACCTCCACAACGAGGTCCGCGCGCGCACCCTCTTCGCCACCCACTACCACGAGCTGACGACGCTCGCGGACCACCTCCCGCGCGTCGAGAACGTCCACGTCGCCGTCGACGAGCGCGACGGCGAGGTGACGTTCCTCCGCACCGTCCGCGACGGCCCGACGAACCGGTCGTACGGCGTCCACGTCGCGGACCTCGCGGGCGTCCCCGACCCCGTCGTCTCCCGCGCGGACGAGGTCCTCGACCGGCTCCGCGAGGAGAAGGCCATCGAGGCCCGCGGCTCGCGGAGCGGGGGGACCGGCGGCGAGGGCCCCGGCGGCGAGGGCTCCGGCGGCACCCAGCAGGTCGTCTTCGACCTCTCGTCTGGGTCGTTCTCGGAGGGCGACGGCGCCGACGAGGGGACGGCGGCGAACGCTCCGGCCTCGGAGGCGGGTCGAAACGGAGCGGCCGCCCGGTCGACGTCGGCCGCCTCCGCTGAGCCCGCGGAGGACGCGGCGGCCGGCCGACTCGACCCCGAGACCCGGGCCGTGATCGAGGAGCTGAGCGACGTCGACGTCGCGGAGACCCCGCCGGTGGAGTTGCTCTCGCGGGTTCAGGAGTGGCAAGAGCGGCTGGACTGA
- a CDS encoding ZIP family metal transporter has translation MVALDAYAFVFVAGLITALATGIGALPFFFFETISDRGNVALWGFASGIMVSASLFGLIQEGLAEGTPVEIGAGMLAGVVLVVLAHEVLTDAEIDPREYEEADFKKLLLILGVLTVHSFPEGIAVGVSFADLGLEGGTALFGFTVPLLAVFMTVAISIHNVPEGTAISIPLRAMGVSKWKMVWWSIFSSLPQPIGAVIAFAFVRYAREFLPYGFGFAAGAMIYLVVSEFVPEALETGADLPHGGKRVLAGGVALGVALMIPLAYL, from the coding sequence ATGGTCGCCCTCGACGCCTACGCGTTCGTCTTCGTCGCCGGCCTGATCACGGCGCTGGCGACGGGGATCGGCGCGCTCCCGTTCTTCTTCTTCGAGACGATCAGCGACCGCGGGAACGTGGCGCTGTGGGGGTTCGCGTCCGGGATCATGGTCTCCGCGTCGCTGTTCGGGCTGATTCAGGAGGGGCTCGCGGAGGGGACGCCGGTCGAGATCGGGGCCGGGATGCTCGCGGGCGTCGTCCTGGTCGTCCTCGCGCACGAGGTGCTGACCGACGCCGAGATCGACCCCCGGGAGTACGAGGAGGCGGACTTCAAGAAGCTGCTCCTGATCCTCGGCGTGTTAACGGTCCACAGCTTCCCCGAGGGGATCGCCGTCGGCGTCTCCTTCGCGGACCTCGGGCTGGAGGGCGGGACCGCGCTGTTCGGCTTCACGGTCCCGCTCTTGGCCGTGTTCATGACCGTCGCCATCTCGATCCACAACGTCCCCGAGGGGACCGCCATCTCGATCCCCCTCCGCGCGATGGGCGTCTCGAAGTGGAAGATGGTGTGGTGGTCGATCTTCTCCAGCCTCCCGCAGCCGATCGGCGCCGTGATCGCGTTCGCGTTCGTGCGGTACGCCCGCGAGTTCCTCCCGTACGGCTTCGGCTTCGCGGCGGGCGCGATGATCTACCTCGTCGTCTCGGAGTTCGTCCCCGAGGCGCTCGAAACGGGCGCCGACCTCCCGCACGGCGGCAAGCGGGTCCTTGCCGGCGGCGTCGCGCTCGGCGTCGCGCTAATGATCCCGTTGGCGTACTTATGA
- a CDS encoding phosphatase PAP2 family protein — MTPLLSVLTSVVGWVTVMLIAASVGIIGPARLRETWSELSGRLWDARRVVAVLCVVLIASALGRSWLLDVSRLFGLQATAFIYGLEGGFVAWIQATFATPELTAYFSWVYVYGYAFLLSFPVIAYLALPRTVTLRRVLVAYALNYAIGLALYTLVFAHGPRNVMPDMVTPLLFATRPDVMALTSEVNVNSNVFPSLHTSLSVTVGTFAVLTREAYPRWTLVAVPLSLSVVVATMYLGIHWLTDVVAGFALAFGCVALAYRLVDAHGDAVGASDDAEGERPGSGAGADD; from the coding sequence ATGACGCCGCTCCTGTCCGTCCTCACGTCGGTCGTGGGGTGGGTCACGGTGATGCTGATCGCCGCGAGCGTCGGGATCATCGGTCCCGCCCGGCTCCGCGAGACGTGGAGCGAACTCAGCGGCCGGCTCTGGGACGCCCGTCGGGTCGTCGCGGTCCTCTGCGTGGTGCTGATCGCCAGCGCCCTCGGTCGGTCGTGGCTACTGGACGTCTCTCGGCTGTTCGGGCTTCAGGCGACGGCGTTCATCTACGGGCTGGAGGGCGGGTTCGTCGCGTGGATTCAGGCGACGTTCGCCACGCCGGAACTGACCGCGTACTTCTCGTGGGTGTACGTGTACGGCTACGCGTTCCTGCTCTCGTTCCCCGTGATCGCGTACCTCGCGTTACCTCGCACCGTGACGCTCAGGCGCGTCCTCGTCGCGTACGCGCTCAACTACGCGATCGGGCTGGCCCTGTACACGCTGGTGTTCGCCCACGGGCCGCGCAACGTGATGCCCGACATGGTGACGCCGCTACTGTTCGCGACCCGGCCCGACGTGATGGCGCTGACGAGCGAGGTGAACGTGAACTCGAACGTCTTCCCGTCGCTCCACACCTCGCTTTCGGTCACCGTGGGGACGTTCGCGGTGCTGACCCGGGAGGCGTACCCGCGGTGGACGCTCGTCGCGGTCCCGCTCTCGCTTTCGGTCGTCGTCGCGACGATGTACCTCGGGATCCACTGGCTCACCGACGTCGTCGCCGGGTTCGCGCTCGCGTTCGGCTGCGTCGCGCTCGCGTACCGGCTCGTGGACGCCCACGGCGACGCCGTCGGAGCGAGCGACGACGCGGAGGGAGAGCGTCCCGGGTCCGGTGCCGGCGCGGACGACTAA
- a CDS encoding ABC transporter substrate-binding protein, which produces MTRPISRRTALAGLGLAAGSAGCLGRAENIAGRDPHTQLTLEINALPADADPNGIRIARQLEEHLTAVGIDVQLNTVGQTDLWRKVLINQNFDVYVGQFVETEPFDPDALYGLTHSKFVAESGWQNPFGLTEIAVDDLLDRQRRAAGAERSDAVDALQETVCELQPFSVVAFPDALTAVRKSRFEGWTEDRQPLSVTGLLELDGVASDGGSGSGAPGGDGSGTDGSVDDNETDGNDSTDGDDSAYDNETDGNDSTDGDDSADGTGSTDGNVTSGDAGADGADVLRIVTTDGRITENWNPIAAEYRKHGTFTGLLYDPLVRADGDSAVPWLAAGWERVDDETLDVSLRDARWHDGEPVTAADVAFTYEFLRDTSLGSVETAVPAPRFRGRSSLVEDERALDDATVRLTVPAVNETVALRALQVPILPEHVWSDRTDPATIAGFEFDFETTEAIVSNNPEPVGSGPLRFVEATAGESVVLERNPDHFLVRSAPAGDADASDETAAPRAGIPSRYHGKPAFDRLQVDVLPSDISAVESVAEGLADATASNLGPAAVPRIGRSTDARLVSGRSAAFYHVGYNARRSPLSNPRFRTVIARLIDKSAVVDDAFEGYAQAAASPLAASPEAVPDSLAWTDGTDPVHPFFDDGGELDVGGARAALRDIGYRYDDEGRLLARGQ; this is translated from the coding sequence ATGACGCGACCGATCAGTCGACGGACGGCGCTCGCCGGTCTCGGCCTCGCGGCCGGCAGCGCCGGCTGTCTCGGTCGAGCGGAGAACATCGCCGGACGGGACCCCCACACGCAGCTGACCCTCGAGATCAACGCCCTCCCCGCAGACGCCGACCCGAACGGGATCCGCATCGCGAGACAGCTCGAAGAGCACCTGACCGCGGTCGGCATCGACGTCCAACTCAACACCGTCGGACAGACGGACCTCTGGCGGAAGGTCCTCATCAACCAGAACTTCGACGTCTACGTCGGCCAGTTCGTGGAGACGGAGCCGTTCGACCCCGACGCCCTGTACGGCCTGACCCACTCGAAGTTCGTCGCTGAGTCCGGGTGGCAGAACCCCTTCGGGCTCACGGAGATTGCGGTCGACGACCTCCTCGACCGACAGCGTCGGGCCGCCGGCGCCGAGCGCTCCGACGCCGTCGACGCGTTACAGGAGACGGTGTGCGAGCTTCAGCCCTTCTCCGTCGTCGCGTTCCCCGACGCGCTCACCGCCGTCCGGAAGAGCCGCTTCGAGGGGTGGACAGAGGACCGCCAGCCGCTCTCGGTCACCGGGCTGCTCGAACTCGACGGCGTCGCCTCCGACGGCGGGTCGGGGAGCGGCGCCCCGGGAGGCGACGGCTCCGGAACCGACGGGTCGGTGGACGACAACGAGACTGACGGGAACGACTCGACGGACGGCGACGATTCGGCGTACGACAACGAGACGGACGGGAACGACTCGACGGACGGCGACGATTCGGCGGACGGCACTGGGTCGACGGACGGCAACGTGACCAGCGGGGACGCGGGCGCCGACGGCGCGGACGTCCTCCGGATCGTGACGACCGACGGCCGGATCACCGAGAACTGGAACCCGATCGCCGCGGAGTATCGGAAGCACGGCACGTTTACGGGGCTGCTGTACGACCCGCTCGTCCGTGCGGACGGCGACTCCGCCGTTCCGTGGCTGGCGGCCGGCTGGGAGCGGGTCGACGACGAGACGCTCGACGTCTCGCTCCGCGACGCCCGGTGGCACGACGGCGAACCCGTGACGGCGGCCGACGTCGCGTTCACCTACGAGTTCCTCCGAGACACGTCGCTGGGGAGCGTCGAGACGGCGGTGCCGGCCCCGCGGTTCCGCGGGCGTAGCTCCCTCGTCGAGGACGAGCGGGCCCTCGACGACGCGACGGTCCGGCTCACCGTGCCCGCCGTCAACGAGACGGTCGCCCTCCGGGCGCTTCAGGTGCCGATCCTCCCGGAACACGTCTGGTCGGACCGGACCGACCCGGCGACGATCGCCGGCTTCGAGTTCGACTTCGAGACGACCGAGGCGATCGTCTCGAACAACCCCGAGCCGGTCGGCAGCGGGCCGCTGCGCTTCGTCGAGGCGACCGCGGGGGAGTCGGTCGTCCTCGAACGCAACCCCGACCACTTCCTCGTTCGCTCGGCACCGGCGGGCGACGCGGACGCGTCCGACGAGACGGCGGCCCCCCGAGCGGGGATCCCGTCTCGGTACCACGGGAAGCCGGCGTTCGACCGGCTCCAGGTGGACGTGTTGCCCTCGGACATCTCCGCCGTGGAGTCGGTCGCCGAGGGGCTCGCGGACGCGACCGCCTCGAACCTCGGCCCGGCGGCGGTCCCGCGGATCGGCCGCTCGACCGACGCCCGACTCGTGAGCGGTCGGTCGGCGGCGTTCTACCACGTCGGGTACAACGCCCGGCGGAGCCCGCTGTCGAACCCCCGGTTCCGGACGGTGATCGCGCGGCTGATCGACAAGTCCGCGGTCGTCGACGACGCCTTCGAGGGATACGCGCAGGCGGCCGCCTCCCCGCTCGCGGCGTCGCCGGAGGCGGTCCCCGACTCGCTGGCGTGGACCGACGGCACCGACCCCGTCCACCCGTTCTTCGACGACGGGGGGGAACTCGACGTCGGGGGCGCCCGCGCGGCGCTGCGGGATATCGGGTATCGCTACGACGACGAGGGACGGCTGCTCGCCCGGGGGCAATGA